From Cricetulus griseus strain 17A/GY chromosome 1 unlocalized genomic scaffold, alternate assembly CriGri-PICRH-1.0 chr1_0, whole genome shotgun sequence, a single genomic window includes:
- the Trem2 gene encoding triggering receptor expressed on myeloid cells 2 has translation MGPLHLFLLLLITESSQALNTTVLQGVAGQSLRVSCTYDSLKYWGRRKAWCRQLAEEGPCQRVVSTHNVWLLAFLRKRNGSTVITDDTLAGTLTITLRNLQSSDAGLYQCQSLRGQEADVLQKFLVEVLADPLDEQDAEDLWVPGELESFEGVQVEHSTSRSQSGETSFPPTSIILLACVLFSKLLTASILCAVARGRQKLGSPVDSGLDCGHNAGHQLQILTELCFHLQLPLWRNDKD, from the exons ATGGGGCCTCTCCACCTGTTTCTCCTGCTGCTGATCACAG AGTCATCCCAAGCCCTCAACACAACGGTGCTGCAGGGTGTGGCTGGCCAGTCCCTGCGGGTATCATGTACTTATGACTCCTTGAAGtactggggaagaagaaaggcctgGTGTCGCCAGCTGGCTGAGGAGGGCCCATGCCAGCGCGTGGTGAGCACACACAATGTGTGGCTGTTGGCCTTCCTGAGGAAACGGAATGGGAGCACGGTCATCACGGATGACACCCTGGCTGGAACCCTCACCATCACTCTTCGAAACCTCCAATCCAGTGATGCAGGCCTCTACCAGTGTCAGAGCCTCCGAGGCCAAGAGGCTGAtgtcctccagaagttcctggtGGAGGTGCTGGCAG ACCCTCTAGATGAACAAGATGCTGAAGACCTATGGGTCCCTGGGGAATTGGAGAGTTTTGAGGGTGTCCAAGTGGAACACAGCACCTCCAG gAGCCAATCAGGAGAGACCTCCTTCCCACCCACTTCCATTATCCTCCTGGCCTGTGTCCTCTTCAGCAAGCTTCTTACAGCCAGCATCCTTTGTGCTGTGGCCAGGGGCAGGCAGAAGCTGGGGTCACCTGTGGACAGTGGGCTGGACTGTGGTCACAATGCTGGGCACCAACTTCAGATCCTGACTG AGCTGTGCTTCCATCTGCAACTTCCCCTTTGGAGGAATGACAAAGACTGA